TCAGAGGTTGTGAAGTAATTGTGTTTCGTCATGTAGCTTTTCCACTGCCAAAATCGGGGCAACCGGAACAACAGAGCACATCTATTTCTTTtaaatgaacaacaacaacaattagaTTATGAATATTAATTCCGTCAGTGGTTGTTTCCTGGCTCCAGGCCTCTATCCCAGTGCATGTGGGAGTTGATATGATTTAATGAGTTACCATGACACGCACGGCGAACACAGCAGGGTAAAGGCTTCGAGAGCTCGAAGGCTTTTTCTAGTGGCGTTTCTCTCGTCCCCCTTCTTTCCTCAGGCTCAATGATTATTTGTTATGAAAAGGCTTAGAGTTCGTCGAGTATTGGCTTCTGGCTGTTAGAACAGTCCGCTGATGTGTGGGATTGCGCCAAGACCCAAGCAATATTTGACGTACTGAACCGTTTGATGTCCATATCTTCTTATTGACGCATCAAGGTGTGTCGTTCCCCGTGCAACGCTGGGAGGTCATGAGGATGTGCTCAGCACTAGCAGGGACAGTGTTTAGCTTGTAGACAGCATTGTGTTGCTGAGACCcaactttttatttttccttttttgtaagtgggaatagcaagtcggcttctggagccaggctaacctttcccctctttcgtgttttttttttttttttttgcaataaacctatatcccccccccccccactcgtACCGAAACAAACGTGTATAGATGCGACATATTCAGCTGCAGTTGACGCACGAGGGACGTGAAATGACGAGCTTAGACGTCATCTAACATAAAAGCAGGTTCAACTATACCACTGTTGTGTCGATCTCTCTGGATCAGTAGGCAATGTGTACGCTTGCTGATCCGAAGGGTGAGGGTCCGATTACGAGGACGACAGCAGTTTTGTAGCACGGTACACATTGTTTGCACTGTTTCAGGTGGCGTGGATGAAGGTGGACTCGGAAACATTACTGACTTACGATCGTCACACTATAGTCAATGACGTCCGGCTTCGAGTAACGCACAACAACGAACGCCAATGGTTTCTGCATCTGCGAGACGTTGGACCGAAAGACAAGGGATTCTACATGTGCCAGATCAACACAGAGCCCATGATGTTCGAGACTGGATTCCTAGATGTACTCGGTGAGAGCTTCCCTATGAAAGACCGTATTCATCCaaattaaagtagcacagaagtcatttttaacacccagttgtcttcctataaaactattaagtttgccagtaagatgcaccatgcgaagtaatttacaccacagagtcataattatcgcaaacattgaatttaaaatacgccgcaaaaagcgaccgtgcgcaacggtggtgaagagcagtaccagcctgtgatctgcctggaacctcgcgctgacgctataaggagaacgctcgctgattggcctagagaaatgttgtctgctactccgctgtcgtctgctactcggctgttcggggttctggtaaagcctttctccttgctcggtaatgcttcggccgctccttctatccccaattctccgggaaaactggcaaaacaggtttacggcggcaaagggacaatgcgctgacccccactcaccagcaaaccagaacgagtctccttatgccgtcatcggtgacgtgccatcatacctcctcatcctcgttatagctggagtggcgagttaagggtgaaggcgcggagctatgtttacgtgagtttttttttctgggaaacaaattgcacacatcaatacctttcgcgctattcggtataatgacacacacactttcatcagatgtcttaatctgaaatttttttggatggccctctgtactcctttaagggcACTATGCAGTTTTTCTAACAGCCCACGTATTTCTTGCTGAAAAAGCGGCTTTTCCCCATATATGGAGAAATTCGTACGCCAGAAATTTAAAGAGAGCCGTGTTGTAACCACGCGCGGTTCAAGTCTGTTCTAGACGTTACCTCCAGGGTTGCAGAGTTGCCGGTCCATACTTGGAATGAttctggaatcattccagatttattagagcccggaatggaatgggaatggaatgacgAAATCTGTCctataggaatggaatgggaatggaattaggcatttttttttcgcaggaatgGGATGGTGGGTGAAACGGTGGTAGTTCTGGTCTCAACCTCctgttctttgttgttgtttttcagggggaatagcaagccgccgtagcgcgggctaacctttccctccccttttctttttctttgctaagaaacatatatccccccccccgcactGATTTCTGCCCGCGCGCACTTTGCACACGCGTACCGCACCTGCACGTGGTAAAGAGCGAAATAATAGTGTCTTTGTGCTTTCTCCGTGCTgtgtaatgtcaatctcctctatagcactacTGGGCTAGCCAGTACGGTTACTGGTCCCTTCTCATTTATTGACGGTATTAAAGTAAttgaatggggttgccaagccatgcCAGGAGTAGGAATTGACCATATCTTTTctttccgaggaattgaaaggaatggaattatcacgaatctccattccgaggaatggaacCCTGGTTACCTCCGCATGGCTCCTTCCTCTCGCTCTCCTCCTGTAGCTTcaaatatacatacatacatacatacatatatacatatacatacatacatacatatatatacatacatatatctTTTCAAATATACACCCAATCAAGGGGCGCTCTCTACGTTCCTTTTGCACAAGGCTCGCAGAGATACGAAACTTCTCCGCTTCTCTTCATTGCTGCCGTTGTGGGCATAGCCTTACCATGGGGGGAACGGTGACGTCATGAGTGACGTAGCGCACCACACAGTCACGTTTCTCCGCACAACCCTCCGACCCCTGCTCGACGTGATGCGGCGCCAGGGGTATCACTTTTTCTACTCGGTTTAAATTctctagcaaaaaaaaagagtcatTCGCTTCCCGAAGGTACGGCTTGGGCTCATCTATTCTGTAACAAAAACACGAGAGAAAATTCGTTTATTGGATTTTGAAGAAAGACGGCTTAACCATAGCAGAAGCGTGTGCGGCTACGATGTGAGCTGTCTGAGAGGACACTGCAGCACTGAGGAATGTATCGAAATAACATCATCTGATAACCGGCTTAGCAAGCCGGCAAAGCGGTAGCAATTACGTCACCCGTAAAATTACGTCACCCACACTGTGCCGCAATATAAACAAATTTAACAGCTTTTGGCGTTTGGCATTGTGGGGGCGGGGCATAtttattagaagaaaaaaaagaaaggggtaAAAAAGCGGAAAGCTCAACCAAACGGTGTGTCGACTTGCGACTCCGCAAGAATATAAGTATAAAATAAAGTAACCGAAACTAACTAAATAAAATACACTATAGAAAGAAACTAATAGACTAACAAAAGCCGAGGGTGGGGGGAGAGTTAcaggaaagaaaatgaagatgaaaaagaaaagaagaagagagaaatgtgcatgaggtgaggtgaggtgaggtgggcTCTAGATGTGCATGCATCACTTATCCTACCCTGCACTCTCGTCACTCCAGCGTGGCTTATTCTAACACTGGATCAGAATCAGACCCAGACTAAACTGATAACGAAATATGACGTAACAGTGTCCTGTGACTTGTTCCAGTTCCACCTCGCATCCTGGACCAGGGCACGAGCTCAGACACTACGGTGGACGAAGGCTCCAAGGTCAGCCTTCAGTGCCGTGCAGATGGCTACCCCAAGCCGACCATCATGTGGAGAAGAGAAGATGGAAGGGAAATCAACTTGGAACGCTACAGCGGACGGAGAAATTCAGGTATGCATTTGCCTCTGAGACGAGAACGACTAAGCAGGGGCTGCCTCTTAAAAAGTGAGGAGGGAAATCGATTATTCTTGGGTCGTTGTAGGTCAGGGGCTTTAACATGTCTTTACAGAAGCTCTCACCCAAGCAACGTTGTAGAAGCTACAAGTTACATCGAGTTCGTGGGGGACCATCATGACTCCCACAACATTAAGCACTATTGGTAACTGATATGGAGTCAGTCTGCGCTTTCCTTGGGAGACGTTTCAGGCCGAAAGGGCATCTGAAACCGAGTATACCCCAAATAGTGATAATTATTATCAATTACTACCATGTACTCGGGGCCGGTGAGAGAAATTATGGGCCCCGGGGATGGGTCATACACGGACCCCCGTCTCTATATATGATTACGACGGGCCTTGGGTCGTGCGTGCCCCTGAAGTGGCCTGGGCCCCGGGATGCCATCCCCGGCTGCCCCCCCTCCTCACCGGCCCTGTATACACTTCGTGATAGTTAATTTGTGAATTTACGGAAAGAGACAACTATGATCGTAAGTGACGCCCAACGGTTAGTCTGTGGATCCATTGTGGCCGCTCCTGGAACCCTAACCCATAGCACTGGGTACGCCGTCTTTAACGGTGTCTCGCGGAACACGACGTGTCTAGTCAACTCGTATCCTGACTCCAGGATGCTGTCGCCTTCGACCGAGTACGAACCCGCACGCAAATTTAGAATCTGTAGGGCGGCCCCAAGAAGCTTGAGCCTGTACGTTTCCATCTCTTCATTGGCGTGGTCATGAGCTCCGATCTACGGTAgactcgccacattaagcacttTGAAGAcgaagtgcagcgatggctccccctgttcaacatctttctggctcaggatggtgCTCTGATCAGTGTTCCTTTCTTGCGGTTCACACAGCCGTGGTGCTGGCGAGCGTACTTTACAGCCTGCCGGTCCTGCACAGGATTTCCACAAAATCATTAAGTGCCCTTCGGAGCCTGTTTGCTCGTAGCCTTCGTCGCAAGATTGATCGAAGTCCAATTGTGTCCGGAAAGGGCAAAAGAGCTTttagcgcagagcgttggtgggctgggctcggccagggaccaagcaattttgatagagagaagggacgagagtccagctgactaacaGACTCGGAGattgcggttcgggaaggtttttagtgtgggcaatgaagaagaatgtggtCTACATGTAGATCTTCTAGAGTACCGCAATGACAGTATCTGGGAGAGTCGACCTGTCtcagcggtaacgccactgagctgtaaaagccacatcgagtcgcattcgatgaattaatgcagcctCTACTAGATTACTCAGCCACgtattttttctttcgtttttggcTACAGCGGATTGTATGGCAATAACAGTTTGGTTAGGATTACAGGGCATTTAGAAAACCGGCGTCTCTAAGAAACTGTACGCTCTGCTGAAGGGCAAAACAGTTTCATCACCCAGCAATAGGACTGTGTGGAGCGGTATAGGTGATTTCTATACAACTCGCAGAAATGACGATGACTATGCCGCTCGTACAACAGGCAGGAAATCAGGATGTGCAGTATCGAGGAGGAGTTTCCCACAGCCTCTGCACTCGGGTGGCTCGGCTGAGAATCGGAAAAACCAAAAGCAGACTCCCGTTACAGCATGACTAGGACGGAACACAAAATTTAGAAATGCAACTCCATTCATCCTTGAAGGCGTCGTTAACGTAAATATCAACATCAAAGCCCCGTTCTAAGTATAGACCCAGCCGCCGCGAAAGCGGAGCATTCGACATCTACATTAGGATTCGACGCGGTTCTCTTGTCGACGAATTCGAACAAGCTTCCGTAACTTCAGAATAACTTCGCCCGTCTGGCTGATTTTTCAGGCCATTTTTCCTGATGCATTGCTCCGTGGAAGATGCTGGGTTTCCAGCAAtgcaaaatatatatatttcatgGCTCCTCTAACACGGAGAGATGTACCTGCCCATGAAGCAAAACATGGTCCTTCGTTTGTATATCTTGCAGTGATGACAGTTGAAGACGAGTTTCTCAACATCAGCCAAGTTAGCCGTGAAGACATCGGAGCCTACTTGTGCATTGCCAGGAACGGTGTGCCACCATCTGTTAGCAAAAGAATCATGCTTCATGTGAATTGTAAGCGAAGCACCTGCACGGACCTCCCTCGAGGCGTTACAGATCGTATTCCTTTCTAAcctatggctttttttttttcgtagtcCGACCCAAAATTCGCGTGTCGGAGCAGCTTGTAGGAGCTGCAGTGGGTACGTCAGTGTTCCTCGAGTGCCTGGTAGAGGCTTCGCCGCGTCCACTGACTTCCTGGATCCGCGGTGACGGCATGATCCTCATCGACACGAAGAAGTATCGGTCGACGGAAGACTGCGACTCCTACCGGTACCGAATGAGACTGCAGATCAACGACCTTCAAAAGACAGACTACGGGCATTACAAGTGCCACGCCAAGAACACGTTCGGAGAAAAAGAAGGCTTCATACGACTGCACGGTGAGGACCCTTTGAAACGTTTCCGGGACTTTGTGGGGTGTGAAGTGGGATCAATGCCGCATTGGGATTCAATATTTAATTACTAGGCTAgtgctctttctttcttttcgttaccataactttttctttgttcttatCAGCACAAGGTTTAAGCGCTACAACCAAACAGAAATATCACGTTCTGAATAAAATTTGTAACAGAGACCACATTGTACCGTACTTAACCTTAACATTTACATTACTTTACAAAGAGTGAGGGGAAGCAAGGGAAAAGCCAGAGAGGTCCGATAAGGTCTTGGTTCTCCCACATTTTCGCGGCACTGACACAGAAAGagtgagagaaaggagaaaCTTAAAGCCAGAAATAGCACCGATTATAGGAAACAGTTTGATGAGAAAAAGTGGGACATATATGTTGCACTGTCCCACGAAGGGTTACCCATTGTTCAAGGTTTAGTTTATCAAGTATGGCAAAGTAGAGCCCAATATTCTCGATGGAGTACTGGAAAGTTTGTCTTTTGTAACAtaaaatgcatttttttttcgtaagagataaaacaggcacacaGTTATCTTATTGTGCGGCATAAGCAGATCAAGGACAGAAATCTCACATGGCACATTCTTATCGGAAACAAGCACTGAGAATGCACTTCTAGTGACTCGTTCAAGCTGCACTGACTGCCTGACCCTCATTGCAGATATTCCACATCCCACAACCTTAGCCCGTCCCACGCCCTCTCCTGAAGAAACCATGCAAAAGCTCAGAGGTAGGCCGCTCCGTTTCTCAACCATATCTGTGCTCTGCATGTTCGTTCCCTCCTTTGCATGATGTTGCAATGTCGTTGCCTATTTCCCAACCTCACACAAACATGAGCGCGCCAGAGTAAGCCTTtacgaaaatgtatttatgccatATGGCACATTCCTCACGATGGGCATCTCCGTGCTGCCTTGGAGTCCAAAATAAAGAACACTCGACATGACTGGAGGAAATATGAGAATTATTTCAATATCAATctcaaactttattttatgtGCCCATGAACAGCAGTACGCTTTAATAATGGTGCATAAATGAATATCTTGCGGAACCAAATCTTGAGAACTGGAACTATAATTATTTTAGTTGATTCTGGTTTGTTTGTTGCTTTGTTTGTTCATTTTCTTGTTCCCGTGATCTCAATAAAGTTGTGATTCCGCGTGAATATTTGTAAAAACGACAGTCTGCTGTAATTAATCTTTGCGACTGAGGTCGTTCATTGTTTCTaagctttcttttttatcgATGCGAGTCCATTTAGGCTGCTTGATGAGGCGACTTTTGTTTTGAGACAGAAGACACAGCGTCAGCATCAGACATCAGACACATACATCAGAAACAGCTTCAACAAGTGTCTTCAACACACTCCCATCATGCCGCTGCTGCACTGCTGCGTAACGatctttttcggttttccagcaATAGTCATTTTCTGGGCATGGTTACTCACAGTGCTGTGCAGGCCACTCGGCTTGAATGTGCAAAGATTCAGATTGAAGCAGAAATTGATTCCTCAGATCTACAGGCACACGCACAAACACACCAAAAACGTTTATTAATAGAAAGTGTAGGAGTTTCGCCTAGTCCTCTCTTCATCACATATTTCATTTCAATCACTGAGACCCTTAAAGGCGCGAAGTGGTGGGGGGAGACAAGGTAAGCAAGTACACAACGGTGTACATAGCACACAAGTACACGACATCATGCACAaaccaaatagaaaaaaaagaagtcgtACGCAGAGAGAAACTCACAAAACAGTGCGTATCACGTATATCACAGTGTCATGCATAAATTATAAAATACGAAATAACAATGAAAAGAtagctaggaagcaagcgagctggtgaaattgttgcataatgtaaaaccccgaaaCTGTTAGTCacctttgtctttaatctatctcatccttctttcaccgtttgttggtCTATCCTTTACTTcccagttcttttcttttctttttatttattttattattcgATCTTCATCTCcatccttcttcttttctttcttcttcattcttttcttttctttcttttattcttctttcttcatcttcattaattttctgtttgttgcggaatagcaagccgacgtcctgTTTGGttgaccgttttttttttctttcgtctaataaatatatcccccccccctccgagaCTGGGAACATGAAGGGACAGACACGACACGAAGTCAGTCAACAAAAGACCTCGTGTTGATTCCGTCCCTTCGTGTTTCCTagcctcggggttttacattatgcacgaAATAACACTTGATGTCGCACCCGAGCCGTATGACTAGAGAAAGGGAATAAAAGGGGATCATGTATGCAATGCGCAACGACATGTTTTCGGTGCCAACGAACACTCTAGCTTTCAAGTACTTTCGTGCCTGTGCGTTTGTGCGGTTTAGCTACAGCTATGATGGGCTGAATTTCAGACAAGCAAGCTGAATCACAGGACGAGTCCCAACAGTCTAAATTCCACAGCGGGTCATCGCTGCCTGCCACAAAGCCACAGCTTGACGAGATCTCCCAAAGGTTGGCAGAACAAGGTGAAGACGAGTGTTAACATGTTGCTACCCAGGTCCTTCTGCGTTATGTAAATTCTACGTACTGCTCATTTTAAATGCATTTGAGGAAGCACCGAATCCCAATGCTGGCATTTACTTCCCAGTAGTGCAAAAACTGAGTACAGGTTGATAACCAAACCTGAGAGTGACATGCGTGGACTTTCATTTTCCAGGAATAGGTATTCCTTCAAAAGAAGAAACCCGATCCGATGATCGGGGCTTAACGCATTTGCATCTGGAGCCGCCAGGCAGAAGCAGAAGTACAAGTACGTTGGCAGCACATTTCTATTTACCTAAAGGTTACATGTAAATACGGTACCTTTCGCCGtatacactctgagaaaaaaatggtggaacagttacaccttttaggaggtaatagttgtcgcatatgttgtgcatGAAAGGCTGCAAATTTCatcctgctacctcactctcaaaacataacttcaccgcatagcacgttgtccgccaaccatcggcacgaatgataggggtaacgcttctgattcggtgagcgaggggggcgtacgcctttttgtagcaatttgtatatatgataatttcttttaccacccttttacaccctttatcagaggctatgttgacctaggtagtaactaagttacgaccttttcacgccctttttttcttagagtgtaacgCGCGCGTTGTTGTGAAAAGTGTCCCGAAGAGGCAGTGCACGTTACACAGCGGAGTTTCTCACGAAAGAGCCGTTCCTAAGGAGACGCCGTGCAACCTGTTGCCTCCGTGGTCCACCCGCTTGACATGGGCGTAAATCGTTCATTGAAGCCCCACGTTCGGGAAAAATGGGGGAAAATCAAAGGCAGACGGTGAGACCAGTCAGACAGATTGAACTTTATGCAAGAAACTCTCAAAGTACATTGTAACAAAAACTGTTACGTCAAAACGCCAGAACGAACCGCAGAGGCCCTGATATTAAAAGTGTTAGGCGATTAGCCAGCCACGGGCAGGATGCGTTGCCATGAGAAACGTCATTTCTCAGTCACGTGGGCGGAGACTTTCATTGTCGTTTTGAAATTCCAGTCCGCATGCGTTTTTAAATATTATGCTTCGAATGGTCGACCCAACCCTAAGTGGTGCCTGCATCTCAATATTTTTCCCGCTAACCTTGTTGTCATAATCTAAATTATTGTGCAAAGTTAAGCTAAGAATCGTTGTAGCAAAGAAAATAGTCCCAGATAATTTATACAGATATTCGGATACACAAGGCAAGACCCAGAGGCCATGCAAGCTCCATctatggacgacacaaacacatagACCATCAGCACGCATAATGAACGATGAAATCCAAGTTacttatgaaaaaaaaacgaagagtGTCAGCACCGTGGTTCTAGGATCTATGCGTTTGAGGTcgtccatttcagaagcctgccTTGGTGTCCTTGTGTGTCTCATGTTGCCACCATCCTGGCGTCTGAATGCGTGAGAGAGTGAGGAACCAAGCAAGGGAGAACGAGAAGAATGTGAACGATTTGCCCAGTCTCGAAATGCTTTTAGGCTCCACAGCTGACGAGAGCACCACGTTGTGAACTAGTTCCTCGGCTGGAAACCAGGAGGGTCTAGATCCGAATCCTGAATAATACTTGAATACTTGAATTTCGCGGATAATTGATTTTCTGAAAGAGCAAACTTCAACACGGCACCGTTCTAATCTAAACTGTTCAATAATTCATATTACCCAACCTGTTAATCGGTCACTCTGTGCATAATCCTTGCCAATCTCTTACAGATATGAATGCTGCATACGCGATGAAGACACCGGACTATGTACTCATGATAGCAGCCACCGGTGTATTATTCTCCGTGCGGTGGCAATAGATTGTCTGGTGTCTGCCCGTAACTGGACGACCACGGCTTTTCACCACCTCGAACAAAAGATGAAGTGCAATAGAGCAGGTTGTTGACATGTTACTCAAGCAGTTCGACATTGCTCCAGACCCTTCCGCATCTACGAGAACTCTGAATATCTAGCCACCTTTCGGTCGATGTAGATGTTACCTGAAGACAGCCAGCTTGTTAGCACGTACTTCGTGCGCGTTGGACTCCTGTTCGCTGAAGGTGAAGAAGGTGCAGTGTACAGAAACCATGGGAGAATCTCGGCACGTTGCAGTGGCTGTGGGAAAAGGTGCTCTCGAAAGGTGACCCGCAAGAAGCCTTACTCTTCACAGAATTGCACTCTGAGGGAGTAAGAAACGTATGTAAGATAGGGTTCTCAATGTTATCCACTGGTGGAAACACAATGCGACTCAGAGTTATCCCTGAAGCGCACAACGATACTGATTACCTACTCAGTAACAGCACTCGCTTTCTGGGCCTATTTCGTATCAATAGTTGATGCTGCCACAGGGGTGAAGCTCTATCTCACACTTTCTCTTCCAGAATACGATTTTGTAAGCGTGAATGGGAGCTATACCACAGGAGAAACTTTCCATTGGCTTCTTGCAGGTCAAAGTATATTACAGTAAACGTGAAAACAGAATGCAATCCACACAAGAAAGATAGTAAATCATATGCGAATCTTTAtgatttttcattttatttttcgtgtaGATATGAACCCGGAATATTTCGAAAAGCTTCGGACTGAGGCGTAGATGGTAAAAAAAAGTCGTTGTCATCCATACGCATGAGCATATGTGACAATTGCAGTCTTATTGTTGGAATAATCGCATGCACACCTGGAGAACCTGTCAGGTTTCTAAAATGATCATAGGTGCTCAGCATAGCGAGAGATACGTTACAAGAATTATCCAGTTGATAAATTACACGTTGGATCAATTATCTGATACGGAATCTGCGACTGGGCCCCTCATCAGGGAACACGGAATCCTTTAAGTTCAAGTCAAGCAGATGAAGCTAACATCTACATTTATCAGCACGTCTGATGCATGAACAACGCATAAGGACTACTACACCGCCTGCCGATACACCAAAATACCTCCTTCTTCTTCAGaagtatttttttctgctgctctGTGACTGCTTTCCGTTAACTAAATCAGCTACTCAATACAAACCCGGACGTTACAGACGTGAAAAAGGCAGTTTCTCGTCGGCATCAAAACGTTTCAGGTACGGGTGTTTCATTGAGATGGAATCTCTCGGTGCACAGGTAGAGAGAAACGGAATTTTTCGAGCGCCATCACCTGGCGCTGTTAACTGCGCTTGTGGATAGAAGTATTGTACGCATGCTATGCCAATCAATGCAATGGCAAACTCGGTACATCCTCTACTCGATGACGATAATCACGTGACACTCTCCTAGCGATGTACCGCTATTTCACCTATTTCACTGCGCCTGCGATAGTCGCGTAACCATCGTGCACAGTGGGACTTATGGTCAGCCGTTCGATCCCGGAACTTATTGTCCTGGGCACAGAGTGTCGTCTGCATAGCTCAAGAATAATTTCCGGGGAGCCAACGCCCGAGCCGCTTCGGTCACAGATCTCTTCGCATGCATGCACTATTAACATGCATGCACACCATCTTGGGTGTAATAGGATGATACCCTAACTGAttacttttttggtgtaaatcgACACCCTAAGATGGAAGTACACCCTCCAGGAGAGGTGCTAATCAACACCATCTGGGGGTATAATTGAATGATACTGATTCCATTTTTGGTGTAAACCAACACCCTCAAACAATGGTCTATAACGTGGTCAGCTTTGTTTCCACAGTGAGTGTATTACGCATATCAGCCAATATAAGTTCATAACATGAAAATTTAATGCACTGCGGACCTATATTGTGCCAATATGGCAATTCCAAACTGGTGCCATATTTGAGCAATATGCGGTCTGATACAGGGATATACGTTTGGATAAGAATATACTCTCTCAAATTTAGTGATAGGTTTGCAACATCACATCAATGGGATAacgaaccaaaagctcatttagaaaggcagtggcatttcctttctaagagaaaacagatactatatacatTGCTTGTCTTGTGAGCGCCTgcaaattcgagagccctgctcgcCTTCGACTCAAAACGAATGGTGAGGCGTCTAAGTATAATTTCATtacatatacaaaaaaaaaaggtgaagtGAGGACATGTTTGGAGTATCAACTCACCATCAAGTTGtcgtctgtgtttcctactggtCTTGGCATCAGGGGCGTATACTCGACTTTCATATTCCACGAGAATGCTAAACATTTTGCTCAGttacacccttttcacaccaGTAGCCACAGACACACCCTCAAAATCGGCCTCTGTAACCATTGCATCCATCTAACACCCCCCACAgaaacctttcttttttttttttttttttaggaagcTTTAAAAGGGGCGTGAAAAACGATTTACACCCAAATTACACCGCATTTGCACTGAAAAGGGTGTTCAGAATTTCAGAGTGTGCACTTGctcacatacaaaaaaaaaaaaaaaaacgaacaaagtTTTCATCCAGACAACGTGTCGGGCTGGTAGACATGATGATGGTTTGAGGACCACCATGTTCCGCGTTCCCAGAAACATTCCCAGCACGCAGTGCTGGCCACAGGCACTAATTTGAACTGGCGATATTGCATGCATTCACCTCATGCCAATGCATCGGAGTATTATAACGGAAGCGAATTTAAAGAGGGGAAGTTATAATGCCTCTGGCACTTTCAAGTGTGCTGCATAATCACGTTTGTCTCGTTTCGAATTTGATATGTTAACCGTGGACCCAAATTCTCGCAGCGGCATGATAGGAAGCGGCTCTTGACGCGGACAAGGTCTTCAGGACGAGACGCCGTCAATTATAGCACGTCGAATTTCAGTCTGAGGGGGCCTTGACGGCTACCTGCCTCAGTCGCGTCACCTATAGGTTGAA
This portion of the Ornithodoros turicata isolate Travis chromosome 3, ASM3712646v1, whole genome shotgun sequence genome encodes:
- the LOC135388695 gene encoding lachesin-like isoform X1, with protein sequence MGSDARGSRLSDGRNTSRTFGWQLLLCCFVGGLLDNGGCTSKPRFLGGIKNVTVALGREATLECVIDNLGKFKVAWMKVDSETLLTYDRHTIVNDVRLRVTHNNERQWFLHLRDVGPKDKGFYMCQINTEPMMFETGFLDVLVPPRILDQGTSSDTTVDEGSKVSLQCRADGYPKPTIMWRREDGREINLERYSGRRNSVMTVEDEFLNISQVSREDIGAYLCIARNGVPPSVSKRIMLHVNFRPKIRVSEQLVGAAVGTSVFLECLVEASPRPLTSWIRGDGMILIDTKKYRSTEDCDSYRYRMRLQINDLQKTDYGHYKCHAKNTFGEKEGFIRLHDIPHPTTLARPTPSPEETMQKLRDKQAESQDESQQSKFHSGSSLPATKPQLDEISQRLAEQGIGIPSKEETRSDDRGLTHLHLEPPGRSRSTNMNAAYAMKTPDYVLMIAATGVLFSVRWQ
- the LOC135388695 gene encoding lachesin-like isoform X2, with translation MGSDARGSRLSDGRNTSRTFGWQLLLCCFVGGLLDNGGCTSKPRFLGGIKNVTVALGREATLECVIDNLGKFKVAWMKVDSETLLTYDRHTIVNDVRLRVTHNNERQWFLHLRDVGPKDKGFYMCQINTEPMMFETGFLDVLVPPRILDQGTSSDTTVDEGSKVSLQCRADGYPKPTIMWRREDGREINLERYSGRRNSVMTVEDEFLNISQVSREDIGAYLCIARNGVPPSVSKRIMLHVNFRPKIRVSEQLVGAAVGTSVFLECLVEASPRPLTSWIRGDGMILIDTKKYRSTEDCDSYRYRMRLQINDLQKTDYGHYKCHAKNTFGEKEGFIRLHGIGIPSKEETRSDDRGLTHLHLEPPGRSRSTNMNAAYAMKTPDYVLMIAATGVLFSVRWQ